The genomic window CCACTGCTAGACGACTTTTAAGGAGCCACCATGTACTTATGGGCGAAAGCAATTCATCTAATAGCGATGGTTACCTGGTTTGCTGCCTTGTTCTATCTGCCACGGCTGTATGTCTATCACGCCATGGCGCGGGATAAAGGTGAAACCACCAGCATGGAAACTTTCAAGATCATGGAGCGCAAGCTTTACCGTGGCATTATGACGCCTTCCATGATTGTCGTGCTGATCTTCGGTATCTTGATGCTTTACATCAACCCAAGCTGGTTGAGCCAGGGATGGATGCATACCAAGCTGCTCCTGGTGGTGCTCTTGATTGCCTATCACCATGTCTGCCTTATCTACCTGAAACAGTTTGCGCAGGACCGCTGCAAGAAAAGCCATGTGTTTT from Halomonas sp. CH40 includes these protein-coding regions:
- the hemJ gene encoding protoporphyrinogen oxidase HemJ, producing MYLWAKAIHLIAMVTWFAALFYLPRLYVYHAMARDKGETTSMETFKIMERKLYRGIMTPSMIVVLIFGILMLYINPSWLSQGWMHTKLLLVVLLIAYHHVCLIYLKQFAQDRCKKSHVFFRWFNEAPVIALIIIIILAVLKPY